The bacterium genome includes a region encoding these proteins:
- a CDS encoding alpha/beta fold hydrolase gives MPIIWSDYVAPPFFGNTHIQTIFPSLFRKVNGIHYLRERIATPDDDFLDIDWSRIGSKSVGILCHGLEGSTDRHYIRGMAKALNDSGRDALAVNFRSCSGEPNKQARSYHSGISEDVECVVQHIIRQNKYDEMVLIGFSLGGNVILKYLGERGKQIHPIIKKAVCYSVLCDLKAGAIRMEAPDCRIYMKRFLKMLHEKIKAKMEIFPGQLDDDGYDKIKTFRQFDDRYTAPMNGFRDAEEYWAKCSCKPFIPNIAVPTLLVSAKNDPFFAPPCYPINEANGNPNFFLEIPTSGGHVGFISFGHNGIYWSERRMVEFLESDLDS, from the coding sequence ATGCCTATTATTTGGTCAGATTACGTAGCGCCTCCGTTTTTTGGAAATACGCATATCCAGACAATATTTCCGTCACTATTTAGAAAAGTAAATGGTATTCATTACTTGCGGGAGCGCATCGCCACGCCTGACGATGACTTTCTCGATATTGACTGGTCGAGAATAGGCTCCAAATCGGTCGGAATTCTTTGCCATGGTTTGGAAGGCAGCACGGACAGGCATTATATACGCGGAATGGCCAAGGCGCTGAACGACAGCGGGCGTGATGCGCTTGCGGTAAATTTTCGCAGCTGCAGCGGCGAGCCGAATAAACAAGCCAGATCCTATCACAGCGGAATTTCCGAAGATGTGGAATGCGTTGTGCAACATATTATTCGGCAAAATAAATATGATGAAATGGTGTTGATCGGTTTTAGCCTTGGCGGCAATGTTATTCTGAAGTATCTGGGTGAACGGGGAAAACAAATTCATCCGATAATTAAAAAGGCGGTTTGTTATTCCGTTCTATGCGATCTCAAGGCAGGAGCTATTCGCATGGAGGCGCCCGATTGCAGAATTTATATGAAGCGATTTCTGAAAATGTTGCACGAAAAAATTAAAGCTAAAATGGAAATATTTCCAGGCCAACTGGATGATGATGGATATGATAAAATAAAAACATTTCGTCAATTTGATGATCGATATACGGCGCCGATGAATGGTTTTAGAGACGCTGAGGAATATTGGGCGAAATGCAGCTGTAAGCCATTTATTCCAAATATTGCCGTACCCACGTTACTTGTAAGCGCAAAGAATGACCCGTTTTTTGCTCCGCCTTGTTATCCTATAAACGAGGCAAATGGTAACCCGAATTTTTTTCTTGAAATACCTACATCCGGCGGGCATGTAGGATTTATCAGCTTCGGCCATAACGGAATCTATTGGTCGGAACGAAGAATGGTTGAATTCTTAGAATCAGATTTGGACTCATAA
- a CDS encoding DUF1211 domain-containing protein yields MIRENWSRKGIGSEINFRWRGKEVTRIEGFSDAVFAFAITLIVVSLEVPKTFSQLFDTMRGFFAFGLCFTILIWIWYSHYKFFRRYGLSDIFTLTLNAFLLFVVLFYVFPLKFVFSYVINGLLFPNMAGHHVVGASEVGTMMLIYGSGFFLIFMIFGALHWHAYRLRESLELNVVEVFMTKSAIQSCILLMLIAIVSILLACFESTFISGFLAGMTYGLIGPTLAIHGWRRGKRLKALIR; encoded by the coding sequence ATGATAAGAGAAAATTGGAGCAGGAAGGGAATCGGATCGGAAATTAATTTCAGATGGCGCGGGAAAGAAGTAACGCGGATCGAAGGATTCAGCGATGCTGTTTTCGCATTTGCAATAACCCTGATCGTGGTTTCATTGGAAGTGCCAAAAACTTTTTCACAATTATTCGATACGATGCGCGGTTTTTTTGCATTTGGGCTTTGTTTTACCATACTTATTTGGATATGGTACTCACATTATAAATTCTTCAGGCGTTACGGACTGTCCGACATTTTTACGCTGACGCTCAACGCGTTTCTTCTATTTGTTGTGCTGTTCTATGTATTTCCCCTGAAGTTTGTTTTTTCCTACGTGATCAACGGCCTCCTTTTTCCAAATATGGCAGGACACCATGTGGTGGGCGCTTCCGAAGTTGGAACCATGATGTTGATCTACGGTTCCGGGTTCTTTTTAATTTTTATGATATTCGGCGCGTTGCATTGGCATGCTTATCGTTTGCGTGAATCTCTGGAGCTTAATGTGGTTGAAGTATTCATGACAAAATCTGCAATACAATCCTGTATTCTACTGATGTTAATTGCCATTGTATCGATACTGCTGGCTTGTTTTGAAAGTACTTTTATCAGCGGTTTTCTGGCCGGCATGACCTACGGATTGATTGGACCGACACTTGCCATTCACGGGTGGAGGCGAGGCAAGCGATTGAAGGCATTGATAAGATAG
- a CDS encoding NUDIX hydrolase: protein MHRQFLLEKLASYRASNDEEKKILNATTQFVKTHANCLERHLQTGHITAAAWIVNADRTHVLLTHHRKLHKWLQLGGHADGDPDVLRVAIREAQEESGLDVFVPVSKDIFDIDIHEIPPFKSDPLHLHYDIRFILEADMRGTVKVTHESHDVQWIPLNKVQDYTSEASIMRMIKKTCLK, encoded by the coding sequence ATGCACCGCCAATTTCTCCTGGAAAAATTAGCCTCCTATCGTGCGTCTAATGACGAAGAAAAAAAAATATTAAATGCGACGACACAATTTGTTAAGACGCATGCGAATTGTTTGGAACGACATTTACAAACAGGACATATCACCGCCGCAGCCTGGATCGTCAATGCGGATCGTACGCACGTACTGCTGACGCATCATCGGAAGTTACATAAGTGGCTTCAATTGGGAGGACATGCGGACGGGGATCCGGATGTTTTGCGCGTTGCGATTCGTGAAGCGCAGGAGGAGTCCGGCCTCGATGTCTTTGTTCCGGTATCGAAAGACATATTCGACATTGATATTCATGAAATTCCACCATTTAAAAGTGATCCTTTGCATTTACATTACGATATCCGTTTCATACTTGAGGCGGATATGCGAGGCACGGTAAAAGTAACTCACGAATCTCACGATGTTCAGTGGATACCGCTAAATAAAGTGCAAGATTACACAAGCGAAGCCTCAATAATGCGTATGATAAAGAAAACTTGTTTAAAGTGA
- a CDS encoding response regulator — protein MLDLNWRIPYTLIRYAYQGQHYPNLSMSLKRLPQTDNESVTEETVLPQSDKVEILIVDDEENVLKVLSRILADEYIVYAASSGKDALEILEANQNISLIVSDQRMPVMSGTEFLNRSISIKPDCIRIILTGYTDVKDLIESINAGRVFQYITKPFEPDDLRISIKRGVDFYFKSKELEKAHAELKETYQSLKDAQEHLIRSEKMSMLGQLMGSIAHEIRNPINNINNSTKLLTFEWNDVKEILTEVQEVVSGKLSAEDLRKSFSERSDVEELMQEFESAVTIINHSCDLVTDIIEDLRGFSRLDDAEFVKTDLHAQIERALSLLHSKFKHNVEFVKKFGTIPNVMGLPGPISQVMINIINNAAQSRSNDVKVQINTYIEGDDVVVDIADNGMGISKENLDKIFVTGFTTKDAHEGTGLGLPITQEIIKKHNGKITVESEVGKGSSFKLFFPIMQPALSTKK, from the coding sequence ATGCTTGATTTAAATTGGCGTATTCCGTATACTCTCATACGATACGCATATCAAGGTCAACACTATCCTAATCTCAGCATGTCACTAAAAAGACTTCCACAGACTGACAATGAATCGGTAACGGAGGAGACTGTATTGCCGCAAAGCGATAAAGTTGAAATACTTATTGTGGATGATGAAGAGAATGTACTTAAAGTCCTTAGCCGAATTCTTGCCGATGAATACATAGTATATGCCGCATCCAGCGGGAAAGACGCGCTTGAAATCCTGGAAGCGAATCAGAATATTTCGCTTATCGTATCCGACCAACGCATGCCTGTAATGTCCGGAACGGAATTTCTTAACCGTTCCATCAGCATCAAACCCGATTGTATCCGAATCATTCTCACCGGATATACGGACGTAAAAGATCTGATTGAATCAATCAACGCAGGACGCGTTTTCCAATACATTACTAAACCGTTCGAGCCTGATGACCTTCGAATCAGCATTAAACGTGGCGTAGATTTCTATTTCAAAAGCAAAGAGCTTGAAAAAGCGCACGCGGAGCTGAAGGAGACTTATCAATCTCTGAAGGATGCTCAGGAACATCTGATCCGTTCCGAAAAAATGTCCATGCTGGGGCAGCTTATGGGGAGCATTGCGCATGAGATTAGGAACCCGATCAATAACATTAACAATTCTACGAAACTACTGACATTTGAGTGGAATGACGTCAAAGAGATTCTGACTGAAGTTCAGGAAGTGGTTAGCGGGAAGCTTTCAGCGGAAGATCTAAGAAAGTCCTTTTCGGAAAGATCCGATGTTGAAGAGTTAATGCAGGAATTCGAGTCCGCCGTGACTATTATTAATCATTCCTGTGACCTGGTAACGGATATCATTGAAGACTTGCGCGGATTTTCAAGGTTGGATGATGCCGAGTTTGTTAAGACGGATTTGCATGCTCAGATTGAACGCGCATTGTCTTTGTTACATTCAAAATTCAAGCACAATGTTGAATTTGTCAAAAAATTCGGCACAATTCCCAATGTTATGGGCCTTCCCGGTCCTATTTCCCAGGTGATGATCAATATCATCAACAACGCCGCGCAATCGCGATCGAACGACGTTAAAGTTCAAATCAACACTTACATTGAAGGCGACGACGTGGTTGTAGACATTGCGGACAATGGGATGGGCATTTCCAAAGAAAATCTTGACAAGATTTTTGTTACCGGTTTTACAACAAAAGACGCGCATGAAGGCACCGGCTTGGGTTTACCTATCACACAAGAAATCATTAAAAAACACAACGGCAAGATAACGGTTGAGAGTGAAGTAGGGAAGGGTTCTTCGTTCAAATTATTTTTCCCGATCATGCAGCCCGCCTTATCAACCAAAAAATAG